The following proteins come from a genomic window of Triticum aestivum cultivar Chinese Spring chromosome 6A, IWGSC CS RefSeq v2.1, whole genome shotgun sequence:
- the LOC123131385 gene encoding G-type lectin S-receptor-like serine/threonine-protein kinase SD2-5 → MGPAVLFFLVLAAAAPLHLAAQTLNYSMAKPSTVWINNEFQRHGFSSRLRTIVTRSLGPETQARPDSELDVAAGFTCASRQSACNDFLFAVFIYMNVGFNLNNATTPQPQVIWSANQARPVTENATLEFTSDGNLVLCDDDGSHVWSTSSSGRSVAGMLITDIGNLVLFDQRNATVWQSFDHPTDTLVPGQSLVEGTRLTASTSAINMMNPNQFYITVLPDGLHAYAESTPPQLYYRLPWASIDKKGNDPITVTFMNESLTVSVRSDIYHQFSLPPAKSTRFMRLDSDGHLRVYEQSGISWPVEYDVMQIDYCAYPTVCGRYGICMGVQCTYPLENNSNSRHFKPVEERKPNLGSTPITPISCQEIQHHQLFTLTNISYFVKKPTVVNATSIDDCKQACLKNCSCKAVIFRHRNNSLGKCDWLTEVFSLQSIQPEAFGYSSSAYLKVQLSPTISASTSNKKRVLLVATFVAIATLVLFIIAVTLYRQRRRKYEDKNEEFYFDQFPGMPTRFSLEKLTECTRGFDKKLGEGGFGSVFEGKLGEERIAVKRLEGARQGKKEFLAEVETIGSIEHINLVSLIGFCAQKSERLLVYEYMSRGSLDRWIYYHHNNNPLDWCTRCRIILDIAKGLCYLHEECRRKIVHLDIKPQNILLDDNFNAKVADFGLCKLINRDQSKVVTVMRGTPGYLAPEWLTSRITEKVDVYSFGVVVMEIVSGRKNIDNSHAEEEVQLINLLREKEQNNQLIDLIDKHSNDMLSRQEEVIQMMKLAVWCLQNESTRRPSMSTVIKVLEGGMSVETFDVNSIMPVQDNLSTYLVPAQASILSGPR, encoded by the coding sequence ATGGGTCCTGCCGTTCTCTTCTTCCTCGTGCTTGCGGCTGCAGCACCCTTGCATTTGGCGGCACAGACCTTGAATTATTCCATGGCGAAACCCTCGACGGTTTGGATCAACAACGAATTTCAACGCCACGGCTTCAGCAGCCGCCTCCGCACCATCGTCACCCGTTCTCTAGGACCAGAAACTCAAGCTCGCCCTGACTCTGAACTTGATGTTGCCGCAGGGTTCACATGTGCCTCCCGTCAGTCAGCATGCAACGATTTCCTCTTTGCGGTGTTCATTTACATGAATGTTGGGTTCAACCTTAATAATGCCACAACTCCACAGCCACAGGTAATCTGGTCTGCCAACCAGGCTCGCCCTGTCACAGAGAATGCAACCCTTGAGTTTACCTCGGATGGGAACTTGGTCCTCTGTGATGATGATGGTAGCCATGTCTGGTCCACCAGCAGCTCAGGCCGGTCTGTGGCTGGAATGTTGATCACCGATATAGGCAATTTGGTGTTGTTCGATCAGAGAAATGCAACAGTGTGGCAGTCATTTGATCATCCTACCGACACATTGGTCCCTGGGCAGTCACTTGTGGAAGGTACGAGGCTCACAGCAAGTACTTCTGCAATAAATATGATGAATCCAAATCAGTTTTATATCACTGTACTCCCAGATGGATTACATGCTTATGCTGAATCCACACCACCACAACTATACTACCGTTTACCCTGGGCGTCCATCGACAAGAAAGGAAATGATCCAATAACTGTTACATTCATGAATGAAAGCCTCACCGTCTCTGTGCGGTCAGATATATATCATCAGTTCTCACTGCCACCAGCAAAATCTACCCGGTTCATGAGATTAGATTCAGATGGACACTTGAGGGTGTATGAACAGTCTGGTATATCATGGCCCGTGGAGTATGATGTAATGCAAATAGATTATTGTGCTTACCCAACAGTCTGCGGGCGGTACGGCATATGCATGGGCGTACAGTGCACTTATCCACTTGAGAACAATTCAAATTCACGGCACTTCAAGCCAGTGGAGGAACGGAAGCCAAATCTTGGTTCCACCCCAATAACTCCAATCTCTTGTCAAGAAATTCAACACCATCAACTCTTCACACTTACTAATATTTCTTACTTTGTCAAAAAACCGACAGTTGTGAATGCGACAAGCATCGATGACTGTAAGCAAGCATGCCTGAAGAATTGCTCCTGCAAGGCTGTTATATTTAGGCACCGGAACAATTCCCTTGGAAAATGCGATTGGTTGACGGAGGTCTTCTCTTTGCAATCAATACAGCCTGAAGCATTTGGTTACAGCTCGTCTGCTTACCTCAAGGTGCAGCTTAGCCCCACCATTTCTGCATCTACTTCAAACAAAAAAAGGGTGTTGTTAGTTGCTACATTTGTAGCTATTGCTACTCTTGTATTGTTTATCATTGCGGTCACTCTTTATCGACAAAGGAGGAGGAAGTATGAAGACAAAAATGAGGAATTTTATTTCGATCAATTTCCTGGAATGCCAACAAGGTTTTCTCTTGAGAAGTTGACTGAATGCACTCGAGGATTCGATAAGAAACTCGGAGAAGGCGGGTTTGGGTCAGTTTTTGAAGGGAAATTAGGTGAAGAAAGAATTGCAGTAAAACGTTTAGAAGGTGCTAGACAGggaaagaaagagttcttggcagAGGTCGAGACTATTGGCAGCATTGAACACATCAATCTTGTCAGCCTGATTGGGTTTTGTGCACAGAAGTCTGAGAGGCTTCTGGTATATGAATATATGTCCAGAGGGTCGCTTGATAGGTGGATCTATTACCATCATAACAACAACCCTCTTGATTGGTGCACTCGTTGTAGGATTATATTGGATAttgccaagggcctatgttatctTCATGAGGAGTGCAGGCGAAAAATTGTTCATCTGGACATCAAACCACAAAATATTCTCTTAGATGACAATTTCAATGCCAAAGTGGCTGATTTTGGACTATGTAAGTTAATAAACAGGGATCAAAGCAAGGTAGTAACCGTGATGAGAGGAACACCTGGATATCTTGCACCTGAATGGCTGACATCGCGGATCACTGAAAAAGTGGATGTCTACAGCTTTGGAGTTGTTGTCATGGAAATAGTAAGTGGAAGGAAAAATATTGACAATTCTCATGCCGAGGAGGAAGTTCAGCTCATAAATTTATTACGGGAAAAAGAACAAAACAATCAATTGATTGATCTGATCGACAAGCATAGTAACGATATGTTGTCACGTCAGGAAGAAGTGATTCAAATGATGAAGCTCGCAGTATGGTGCCTGCAAAACGAAAGCACTCGAAGGCCTTCAATGTCAACTGTGATCAAGGTATTGGAAGGTGGGATGAGCGTAGAAACTTTTGATGTAAATTCAATCATGCCTGTTCAAGATAATTTATCCACATATTTGGTCCCAGCTCAAGCATCCATATTATCCGGCCCAAGGTGA